CCATCTGCAACTCTCTCTTCCTTATCTTTTAAGCAATTCTTAAGGTGCCCTAAAAACTCATCGGTTATACCGCCGTTGCTAGAGAGCATCTTTGCAATACCACCGCTATATCCAATAAGCATGGCATTGTCTTTTATGATCACCTCTTCCTCCTTAAAAGGAACATCCCTGGCTATTCCTAGAGGAGTAGGCTCTTCTGCAGCAAGAATATTTACAACTCCATCTCCATTAACAAATATTAAAGGATCATGCCCAGCATTAACATACCTTAAACTGCTCTTCTTTGCATCATATAGAACATATGCCAATGTTACATACTTAGCCTGCTCTGCATATCTAAACACAGTGTTATTTAAAACCTGTACGACCTTGCTTGGCTCTTTATAGATAGAAGCAAAATCTCTCCAACTATGCACTATCTCCATAATATACTCCACCCGCTCTATTCCGCTGCCCGGAACCCAGCCTATAACAACTCCTAATTCACCTTTAGAAAATTCCAAAAATTGATAAAAATCCCCCCCGACAGAATCCATCTTATAGCGATTGACACTAACTAAAGCACCGTTAGAGCTTAGGACTGCATTGGGCAAAACCTCTCTCTCTTTAAGAAGCCGTGCCAACTGAGTATCTTTCCTCTCTTTTTTGTAAACCTTACTATCATACTCCTTTTCAAAAACAACAACTGCAAGAGCCAGCAACGCAAATATAGAGACTGGCATCAGTTCAATATAATTCCTACTAATAGTAAAATAAAATCTATGGAACGCAATCCAAGCAAAAAATATTAATGAAAAGACGATGAAAAGACGATTAAACTTAAGCGATTTCAGCATGATATAGATAATAGAAAATATGAATATTCCGATATATATTGTAAACTCTACAGGAAAAACAGAGAAGACTTTACGGTTCAGCAGGGTATATAACAATGAATACGACTCTGACAAAGAGCCCCCTTCTTTACTTAATAGTACTATGTTATCACTAAGATCGGTTATATAACTATCACGGTAACCCTCTTTTTTCAGCATACCGAAAAGGGCAATATTAGATGCAGGAAGAACTTTAATATTCTCTTGGAGAAGAAAATAAAACTTCTCTCTCTTACTCAACGCTGCTCTCTCAGCATCCCCCCCAAGAGTAAAGCCTACGCTAGGCATATCTTTGTAGTTGGCAAACGAATAGAGCAGCCCTCTCTCCTTGCCATATACCATATGGGTCTTGAATCCCACTTTTAAATCTTTGATATTCTCTGCAAACGGAACAATGACCTTATCATTCTGTAAAAATTTATTAAACCCTTTTATATCTTTAGCGCTCTCAATGAAATCAGGGCTCAAGACTAACTTATCAGGCTTAAAATCCAAAATATAAGTAATAAGATAGTCCAGCCAATCACCACCCCAAGGCCAAAGCTCCTGTTCTCTAAAGCTCTCCTCAGCTATAGTGACTACCACAATCTGCCTGGCAGAGATATCTTCATCTTTCAGAAACTTTGAAAGAACCGGCTTCTCAAATCTCCAAAAAAAACCTGAAAGTGATAGGATAACACCTGCTAGAATAGCAGATACTACAAGGTATATTTTTAATTTTTTCATTACCCGCCCAGCTTAGCAGATAGCACATCCTGCATAGTGTAGAGCCCCGCTTTTTTATCCTTGATATATTTAACCCCCAGAATTGCCCCTCTAGCAAATATATCGCGTGAAATAGCAGAATGACTTAACTCTATGACTTCATTATTGCCCGCAAATATGATCTTATGTTCTCCAACTATTTCGCCTAAGCGGAGAGCATGCATAGTAAGATCGTTCTTCTTCCGCTGAGCACTAGACCCTTCTCTGCCATAAGTAAGTACTAAATCTCTTCTAACACTTTTTATCAGTTCAGCAATTCTCTTTGCAGTACCGGACGGTGCATCTTTCTTCTTATTATGATGTGCCTCAACAACCTCTATATCATAATCCTCGCCCAATAATTCAGTCAACTGCGGTATAATCTTAAACAGCACATTAATACCTATACTCATGTTAGGCGAAATCAAAACTGCAGCTCTCTCTGAAAGGTTCTCTAACTCTTTAAGCTGTTCCGCATTAAAACCGGTAGTTCCGATTACCATACCTTTGCCAAATTCAGAGACTACTCTCAAATGTCTCAAAGTAGCATCAGGAGTGCTGAACTCTATGACCAAATCTGCATTCTTTATATGTTCTCTTATATCCTCAACTATTAAAATGCCTCTCTTTTCGCCTAAGATAGTACTCCCCAGATCATCTTTAAGCCCGGGAAAAGCAGACTGCTCAACCCCTACAATAAGCTCTAACTCAGAATCCAGAAGAACAAGCCTAGATATCATTTTACCCATCCTTCCTAGGCAGCCCGAGACTATCAATTTTGTATTCATTATATCAGCCCGTACTTTTTTATTATTGATCTTATCTTCACTCTATTCACAGGTAATAATTTTACCAAAGGAAGCCTTAGTTCATCCGATATAATACCTATCATACCCATAGCTGCTTTAACAGGGGCAGGATTGGTCTCTAAGAATAGCGCCTTGACCAACGGATATAAATCTATATGCAGTTTTCTTGCAGCTGCTAGATCTCCGTTCTCAAATTTCCTGACTACATCCTCAACCTCTCTAGGCATAATATTGGCCAAAACAGATATAACACCAGCTCCTCCAATAGACAAAATCGGAAGCGTTAGGGCATCATCTCCTGATATCAGAAGAAAATCTTTAGGGCATAGACTCTTGATAGCCAGCATCTGATCCAAGCTGCCAGTTGCTTCCTTTACTCCGACTATATTCTTATATCGCCTTCCAAGGCGCGCTATAGTCTCAGGGGCCATATTAACACCTGTACGTGATGGGATATTATAGAGTATTAGCGGTATTCTTACCTCTTCTGCTATAGCTTTAAAATGCTGATAAAGACCTTCTTGAGTAGGCTTGTTGTAATAAGGACATATAAGTAAAGACCCGCTAGCTCCTCTCTTCTGAGCAAATTTAGTATACCTGATAGCCTCTTCTGTAGAGTTAGAACCCGTCCCAGCAATGACTGGGATACGCCCAGCAGCCTCCTCTATAACGGTCTCTACGACTCTCTCATGCTCTCTCTCAGTCAGAGTTGCAGACTCTCCCGTAGTTCCGCATGGAACAAGAGCCGAAGTACCGTTCTTAATATGGTATCTTACAAGCTTCTTTAATCCTATTTTATCCACCTTACCATCTTTAAAAGGCGTAACAAGTGCCACCATAGAACCTCTAAACATGTGCCCTACCTCCTATTTAATTTTAAATTTTGATTCAAAGAGAAGCTCCGCTCTACCTTCAAGGTAGACATCGCTAAATATTCCCTTTTGATAAGAATATGAGATCTTCAATCTTTTACCGCTTAAAGGAAGAACTATTAAATCCTTAGAGCTATAACCTTTCTTCAATCCATATATCAAAGCAGAGGCTACACAGCCAGTTCCGCAAGCCAAAGTCTCAACCTCCACCCCTCTCTCGTAAGTTCTAACAGCAAGATATCCTCTCTCCCAACGCATAAAATCTACATTGGTTCCCCGAGGCTTAAAAAGAGAGTGGTGCCTTATCTTTGAACCTATATTAAAGACATCATAATCGCAAAGAGCACCTACCTCAACAACAAAATGAGGAACTCCGGTATCCAGATAATCGCCCTCTATAGTCTTCCTGTCTATCTTTACTTTTAAGTTCGGCCTATATTCAAAAGAGGCCATCATCTTAATTCTGATAAAATCATCTTTTTTGACCTCTCCTTTTATAATGCCAGCCTTAGTCTCAATGCAAGAATTTCTAGTTATTAGCTTCTTGCTGTAAGCCCAGAGAATAAAAGACCTCATTCCATTACCGCACATCTCAGCTTCAGTTCCATCGGAATTAAATATTCTCATTTTAAGGTCTGCTCTCTTTGAGCTTTCTGCAACCAGAAGCCCATCTGCGCCAACCCCGTACTTTCGAATACATAGCTTAACGGCTATGTTTCTTAATTCAGATTTAGAAAAAGTTCTGTTTTTGATTATGACAAAGTCATTTCCGCTGGCAACGGCCTTATGAAAAGAGATGATCTTCATTTTAAAAATCCCGGCATGCTCTCTCCTCTTATCAAATCCTTATAACCTTCAGGATCTTTAATAAGATAAGAGCTGCTGTCTTTGACCATGACCTCACCGCATCTGGGATGACTATTGTAGTTTGATGCCATTGTAAACCCATAAGCCCCTGCGCTAAATAAAACTATCTTGTCTTTACTCTTCAATTTAGGAAAGCTCCTAGATAAAGCTAGGAAATCTGAGCTCTCACAAATTGGACCTACAACATCGTATAGCTCTTTTCTCCCAGCCCTCTTTTCAGCCAATCCTGCCTCATGATAAGCAGAGTATAGAGCCGGTCTTATTAAAAGATTCATACCTCCATCAACTATAGCAAATTTTTTATCTATACCATCCTTAATATATTGGACCGTAGTAACCAATATTCCAGAATTACCAGCAATAAATCTGCCCGGTTCCAGAATAAGCTTAAGTCCGGCTTTTTTTATCAAACCTTTTATCTCAGATGCATATTTTTGAGCAGTCAAAGCTTTTTCATCTTTATAAATAATTCCTAAGCCACCACCGATATTTAAATATTGAAAATCGCAATATTTCTCAGACTTTAGCTTTAAAGCAACCTTTATAGCTTTTAAAAACGGCTCATTATAAATAATTTGAGATCCAATATGTAAATGTAGTCCTGAGATCAATAGATTCTTATAATTATTTCTATTTTGTAGAATATTTTTTATAACACCATAAGAGAGTCCGAACTTTGTCTCTTTCTTGCCTGTTGTAATGAACTTATGCGTCTTAGGGTCTACGTCGGGATTCAATCTTAGACAGACACCCTGCTTCTTACCCAGGCTCTTGGCAGCTTTATTGATTCTTTCAAGCTCAGAGATAGACTCAACATTGAAAAATTTTATACCTTTTTTGATTGCATAGATTATCTCGTCCTCTCTTTTACCAACCCCGGCATAGACAACTTTAGATGCAGAAGAGCCAGCCTTAAGAGCTCGAAAAAGCTCTCCGCCAGAAACAACATCCATGCCTGCGCCAGCTTTAGATAGCAACCTTAAAACAGCTAGATTAGAATTTGATTTAACACTAAAACATATAAGCGGAGACAGCTCTTTAAACGCACTTTTAAGTTTTAAAAAGTGGTCCAGAAAAGTATTAGCGCTATAGATGTAGAGCGGAGTCCCAAACTTCTCTAGAAGAGAAGAGACCTTAATATCCTCTGCATAAAGGTAATTACCCCGATATTTAAATCTATGCATAATTTATAGATCGGAAGACTCTAGCAGAATCTCCCACTCCTTTAACCTCTTTAAAAGATACCTCGGGTTAGTAGAACAGTTGGTCTCTTTTCTCTTTAGAGACTTATTGACATTAAAAAAATTATCTATCTTTACATCCTGGCCTAATATTTTAGCTACTTCCTCTCTCTCTAAGTCAGCTATATTACTTTTGCTTTCTTCCGCCTTCTTCAAAAGGCTACCTACCCTCTGATGAGCCTCTTTATGAGAGAGGCCACATTTAATAAGTTCGTCCGAAATATCTGTCAAATAAAACTTCTCGTCTTTTAACAGCTCTAAAGCCCTCTCTTTATCTAAATATGTATTCAAGATAACTATGTCAATAGCATCTAAAACAGCTGTGGTCGTAAGATATGATGATAAAAGCGCCTTTTTATCTAGCTGTAAATCGCGATTATAGGATGTTGGAAGACCTTTTAATATACCAGCCATAGAGACATAAGCTGCTAAAGCTTCAGAGGAGTAAGACCTTATCAGCTCTACCGGATCAGGGTTTTTCTTCTGCGGCATCAAGCTTGAGCCAGTAGTGACCTTATCCGAAAAATATACTATCCCATATCCTGGGCTATTGTATATTATCAGATCTTCTGCAAGCCTGCTCAAATGCAGGAGAAGGGTGAGATTAGCATTAAGATACTCCAAGATAAAGTCTCTATCTGAAACCATATCGATGCTGTTCTTACCTACATTTTTAAATCCAAGCTCTTTTCTTAGCTTATCTCTATTTAATTTAAAATTGCTGCCAGCAAGAGCACCGCTGCCCAAAGGCAATAGACTTACACCATCAAGGCAATTAATCAACCTTTTCTTATCTCTTTGAAGCTGCTCCACAAAAGATAGCAACCAATGTCCAAACAATACTGGCTGAGCATATTGAAGATGAGTAAACCCCGGAATAGCTGAGCCGCTATACTTCCTTATTTTCTTTAGAAAACTCTTTTGTAGTTTAGTAATAAGTTCAATCTCTTCATGTATAGCATCGAGTGAAAACATCCTCATGACAGTAACAACCTGTTCATTCCTGCTTTTACCAGCATGAATCTTATCTACTAGAGAAGAGACCTTTCCCCTCAACAAAGAATAAAAGAAAGAGTGTATATCCTCTTCTTTAAAATCTATCTCTATCTTTCCATCAGAATACTCTTTTAAGAGCTCTTTTATAGCCTTCTTGATAGAGCCCTTCTCTTTTTGAGTTATCACTTTAAGACTCTGTAGTTCATCTACCCAGGCAATATTAGAATAAGCCTCATATTCGAATAAAAACCAATCATAATCAATGCTCTTAGTAAAATCTAGAATAACAGGATCTAGGCCTTCTTTAAATCTTCCGCCCCATAATTTCTCTTTCATATCATTACCTCATGTAGGATTGAGACCATATTTTTATAAAACCCTCAGCTGCCTTGTGTTCAAATTTATCTTTATCGGTATACGTAGCCATACTATAGCTGTATTTTGAATTCTTAGACTCTCTCCCTGTAACTTTAATATTACCCTTATACAACTTTAACTTTATCTTTCCATTGACGGAGTTTTGCGTAAAATCAACAAAGCTATCTAGAGCCTCTCTCAAAGGTGTAAACCAGAGGCCATAATAGATCAACTCTGCATATTTACTAGAGATAGAGCTCTTAAAATGGGAGAGCTCTCTATCTAGAACCAGAGATTCCAGCTCTCTGTGAGCAAAGTATAACACCGTAGCAGCGGGAGACTCATATACCTCTCTGCTTTTTATTCCAACTAATCTATTCTCTACCATATCCACTCTACCTATGCCATGCCTGCCGGCTATCTTATTAAGTGCACCGACTATCTCAACCGCAGACAGCTTCTTAGAGTTTAAGCCTACAGGTCTTCCTTTTTTAAACTCAATCTCTATATGCTCTGCCTTACCGGGAGTCTTATCCAGAGAATTTGTAAGCATAAATATATCCTCCGGAGCTTCCTTATCTATCTCTTCAAGCACCCCACACTCAATACTTAAGCCCCAGAGGTTTCTATCAATGCTATAAGTGGATTCTTTAATCTCTATCGGAATTCTCTTTAGCTTTGCATATTCAATCTCATCTTCTCTGCTCTTAAGCTCCCAAATTCTTAAGGGAGCGACTATCTCAATTTTTGGAGCCAAAACCTTTACGGCAACTTCAAACCTAACCTGATCATTACCCTTCCCGGTACAACCATGGGCTATAGCCTGAGCCTTCTCTTGTTTTGCAATATCCACAAGA
This genomic stretch from Candidatus Kaelpia aquatica harbors:
- a CDS encoding PP2C family protein-serine/threonine phosphatase, which gives rise to MKKLKIYLVVSAILAGVILSLSGFFWRFEKPVLSKFLKDEDISARQIVVVTIAEESFREQELWPWGGDWLDYLITYILDFKPDKLVLSPDFIESAKDIKGFNKFLQNDKVIVPFAENIKDLKVGFKTHMVYGKERGLLYSFANYKDMPSVGFTLGGDAERAALSKREKFYFLLQENIKVLPASNIALFGMLKKEGYRDSYITDLSDNIVLLSKEGGSLSESYSLLYTLLNRKVFSVFPVEFTIYIGIFIFSIIYIMLKSLKFNRLFIVFSLIFFAWIAFHRFYFTISRNYIELMPVSIFALLALAVVVFEKEYDSKVYKKERKDTQLARLLKEREVLPNAVLSSNGALVSVNRYKMDSVGGDFYQFLEFSKGELGVVIGWVPGSGIERVEYIMEIVHSWRDFASIYKEPSKVVQVLNNTVFRYAEQAKYVTLAYVLYDAKKSSLRYVNAGHDPLIFVNGDGVVNILAAEEPTPLGIARDVPFKEEEVIIKDNAMLIGYSGGIAKMLSSNGGITDEFLGHLKNCLKDKEERVADGIFKEFLKCCPKKPEEEWSLLTLKITE
- the dapB gene encoding 4-hydroxy-tetrahydrodipicolinate reductase — translated: MNTKLIVSGCLGRMGKMISRLVLLDSELELIVGVEQSAFPGLKDDLGSTILGEKRGILIVEDIREHIKNADLVIEFSTPDATLRHLRVVSEFGKGMVIGTTGFNAEQLKELENLSERAAVLISPNMSIGINVLFKIIPQLTELLGEDYDIEVVEAHHNKKKDAPSGTAKRIAELIKSVRRDLVLTYGREGSSAQRKKNDLTMHALRLGEIVGEHKIIFAGNNEVIELSHSAISRDIFARGAILGVKYIKDKKAGLYTMQDVLSAKLGG
- the dapA gene encoding 4-hydroxy-tetrahydrodipicolinate synthase, with translation MFRGSMVALVTPFKDGKVDKIGLKKLVRYHIKNGTSALVPCGTTGESATLTEREHERVVETVIEEAAGRIPVIAGTGSNSTEEAIRYTKFAQKRGASGSLLICPYYNKPTQEGLYQHFKAIAEEVRIPLILYNIPSRTGVNMAPETIARLGRRYKNIVGVKEATGSLDQMLAIKSLCPKDFLLISGDDALTLPILSIGGAGVISVLANIMPREVEDVVRKFENGDLAAARKLHIDLYPLVKALFLETNPAPVKAAMGMIGIISDELRLPLVKLLPVNRVKIRSIIKKYGLI
- the dapF gene encoding diaminopimelate epimerase; the protein is MKIISFHKAVASGNDFVIIKNRTFSKSELRNIAVKLCIRKYGVGADGLLVAESSKRADLKMRIFNSDGTEAEMCGNGMRSFILWAYSKKLITRNSCIETKAGIIKGEVKKDDFIRIKMMASFEYRPNLKVKIDRKTIEGDYLDTGVPHFVVEVGALCDYDVFNIGSKIRHHSLFKPRGTNVDFMRWERGYLAVRTYERGVEVETLACGTGCVASALIYGLKKGYSSKDLIVLPLSGKRLKISYSYQKGIFSDVYLEGRAELLFESKFKIK
- the lysA gene encoding diaminopimelate decarboxylase translates to MHRFKYRGNYLYAEDIKVSSLLEKFGTPLYIYSANTFLDHFLKLKSAFKELSPLICFSVKSNSNLAVLRLLSKAGAGMDVVSGGELFRALKAGSSASKVVYAGVGKREDEIIYAIKKGIKFFNVESISELERINKAAKSLGKKQGVCLRLNPDVDPKTHKFITTGKKETKFGLSYGVIKNILQNRNNYKNLLISGLHLHIGSQIIYNEPFLKAIKVALKLKSEKYCDFQYLNIGGGLGIIYKDEKALTAQKYASEIKGLIKKAGLKLILEPGRFIAGNSGILVTTVQYIKDGIDKKFAIVDGGMNLLIRPALYSAYHEAGLAEKRAGRKELYDVVGPICESSDFLALSRSFPKLKSKDKIVLFSAGAYGFTMASNYNSHPRCGEVMVKDSSSYLIKDPEGYKDLIRGESMPGFLK
- the argH gene encoding argininosuccinate lyase — translated: MKEKLWGGRFKEGLDPVILDFTKSIDYDWFLFEYEAYSNIAWVDELQSLKVITQKEKGSIKKAIKELLKEYSDGKIEIDFKEEDIHSFFYSLLRGKVSSLVDKIHAGKSRNEQVVTVMRMFSLDAIHEEIELITKLQKSFLKKIRKYSGSAIPGFTHLQYAQPVLFGHWLLSFVEQLQRDKKRLINCLDGVSLLPLGSGALAGSNFKLNRDKLRKELGFKNVGKNSIDMVSDRDFILEYLNANLTLLLHLSRLAEDLIIYNSPGYGIVYFSDKVTTGSSLMPQKKNPDPVELIRSYSSEALAAYVSMAGILKGLPTSYNRDLQLDKKALLSSYLTTTAVLDAIDIVILNTYLDKERALELLKDEKFYLTDISDELIKCGLSHKEAHQRVGSLLKKAEESKSNIADLEREEVAKILGQDVKIDNFFNVNKSLKRKETNCSTNPRYLLKRLKEWEILLESSDL
- a CDS encoding argininosuccinate synthase; translated protein: MAKKIVLAYSGGLDTSVAIPWLIDKGYEVITFSADVGQGKKNFDSVLRRAKKAGAKKVIFRDLKKEFIENYAFSALKAEALYENRYYLATALSRPLIAEHLVDIAKQEKAQAIAHGCTGKGNDQVRFEVAVKVLAPKIEIVAPLRIWELKSREDEIEYAKLKRIPIEIKESTYSIDRNLWGLSIECGVLEEIDKEAPEDIFMLTNSLDKTPGKAEHIEIEFKKGRPVGLNSKKLSAVEIVGALNKIAGRHGIGRVDMVENRLVGIKSREVYESPAATVLYFAHRELESLVLDRELSHFKSSISSKYAELIYYGLWFTPLREALDSFVDFTQNSVNGKIKLKLYKGNIKVTGRESKNSKYSYSMATYTDKDKFEHKAAEGFIKIWSQSYMR